In Leishmania panamensis strain MHOM/PA/94/PSC-1 chromosome 6 sequence, the following proteins share a genomic window:
- a CDS encoding hypothetical protein (TriTrypDB/GeneDB-style sysID: LpmP.06.1190): MFACPYADRDEEDTQVECTPPHQAGGVGHVLVPDSDNDDSLGLPVSPVPSSSGCVPAVRAFSKRAARCAAALLQRHDSATSVVHKRRCVQQLGRLGGTYRSLAHGQTLTVWTRHQDLNIRAIHETDAFFEGHMEDHLAHPHVTRKNRVLRAARKAAFGSSPQRHSPAASFGCRASLPSSPPPTHAARATSHSDSAVGADVTPLQTGYRLSRAEQCALSLLFMDDAADAKYTSSPLQTFGAHHTSDDGSQHMGLSESLCDALSHGSCPADTHATMSLWVYGEDSDSLHSSPSPAAHYGDSPSAVPQHHKRGRGDTTWTGLQPLKGRRRAVCATRILGFDELSMSSSSQSAIPLEEKSVARRDTPVPASLSATVIELQNQRVQWNLLRQQSLFGPF; encoded by the coding sequence ATGTTTGCCTGTCCTTACGCCGACCGTGATGAGGAAGACACGCAGGTGGAGTGCACGCCTCCGCACCAGGCAGGCGGCGTTGGTCACGTCCTCGTCCCAGACAGCGATAATGACGACAGCCTGGGTCTGCCAGTATCGCCAGTGCCTTCATCCAGTGGCTGTGTGCCGGCGGTGCGCGCCTTCTCGAAGCGGGCGGcgcgctgtgcagcagccttgctgcagcgccacgacagcgccacctccgtgGTGCACAAACGGAGGTGTGTGCAACAGCTGGGCCGTCTCGGCGGCACCtaccgctctctcgctcacgGTCAGACCTTAACAGTTTGGACACGCCATCAAGACCTCAACATCCGTGCGATTCACGAGACAGACGCCTTCTTCGAAGGGCACATGGAAGACCACctcgcccacccacacgTTACACGCAAGAACAGGGTTCTGAGAGCGGCGCGGAAGGCGGCCTTTGGCAGCAGCCCTCAGCGGCACTCACCAGCGGCTTCATTCGGTTGCCGAGCTTCACTTCCCTCTAGCCCACCCCCGACTCATGCTGCGCGCGCCACGTCCCACAGCGACAGTGCCGTCGGCGCGGATGTAACTCCGCTGCAGACGGGCTACCGTCTTTCCAGAGCGGAGCAGTGCGCCCTTTCGCTGCTGTTCATGGACGACGCCGCGGACGCCAAATACACATCGAGTCCGCTGCAGACGTTTGGCGCGCATCACACGTCGGATGACGGCAGCCAACACATGGGTCTGAGCGAGTCCCTGTGCGATGCATTGTCCCACGGGAGTTGCCCTGCCGACACTCACGCAACGATGTCGCTCTGGGTGTACGGCGAAGACAGCGACTCTCTTCATAGCTCCCCATCCCCGGCAGCGCACTACGGTGACAGTCCGAGTGCGGTGCCGCAACACCACAAGCGTGGCCGCGGAGACACCACTTGGACTGGGTTGCAGCCCCTCAAGGGGCGACGAAGAGCGGTCTGCGCGACAAGGATACTCGGCTTCGATGAGCTCAGCATGTCATCCTCCTCACAAAGCGCGATACCTCTCGAGGAGAAGTCCGTAGCTCGCCGTGACACGCCAGTGCCCGCCTCGCTGTCTGCCACTGTCATAGAACTTCAGAATCAGCGGGTGCAGTGGAATCTGCTGCGTCAGCAGTCCCTCTTTGGCCCGTTTTGA
- a CDS encoding protein kinase, putative (TriTrypDB/GeneDB-style sysID: LpmP.06.1160) — protein sequence MNQSPAAQGGEKMQNMSNARRGETSEDYARHKAAASRAFVENHYQSLLANRRNGVGRAVGPRQKEPSFADFHLFKCIGRGAFGEVFVCKYKSDKTDTLYALKRLRKSDMITKKQVIHVRSEKDVLAEAAASNPWVVHLYRSFQDALYLYMVMEYMPGGDMISWLCDKGIFDVESSRFYIAELCAAVASVHDMGFVHRDIKPDNILFGESGHIKLSDFGLSKRFVEKRGNLLDYDDQPSSSSGIEALTDERSMHASRMDAPPESLSGDSADTSIAHSRVRGMFQSIVGSPGYIAPEILLRKSYGVGCDWWSVGVIMYEMLYGIPPFFSQNPNSTCHKIKNWREHLTFPPHSHIPDDAVDFMKRLICEPEKRMTYEEICRHDFLKSVDMNGLLQLQAPYVPVLSNRLDTKYFPEIKEPSAPMQLSEEQKVREVDPRGVMFADFRFNYSGGQSGSAST from the coding sequence ATGAACCAGAGTCCTGCCGCGCAGGGCGGTGAAAAGATGCAGAACATGTCGAACGCGCGCCGCGGTGAGACGTCCGAGGACTACGCGCGCCACAAGGCGGCCGCCAGTCGGGCGTTTGTGGAGAACCACTACCAAAGCCTCCTCGCGAACAGGCGCAACGGCGTCGGACGCGCGGTTGGTCCGCGGCAGAAGGAGCCGTCGTTTGCCGACTTCCACCTCTTTAAGTGCATCGGCCGCGGCGCCTTTGGTGAGGTGTTCGTGTGTAAGTATAAGAGCGACAAGACCGACACCCTCTACGCCCTGAAACGGCTGCGGAAGTCCGATATGATCACTAAGAAGCAAGTCATCCACGTCCGCTCGGAGAAAGACGTACTGGCcgaggcggctgcgtcaAACCCGTGGGTGGTGCACCTCTACCGGAGCTTTCAGGATGCTCTTTACCTTTACATGGTGATGGAGTACATGCCGGGCGGCGACATGATCTCGTGGCTGTGTGACAAGGGGATCTTCGACGTGGAGAGCTCGCGCTTCTACATTGCGGagctctgcgctgctgtggcaaGTGTGCACGACATGGGGTTTGTGCACCGCGACATCAAACCAGACAACATCCTCTTTGGGGAATCGGGACACATTAAGCTGAGCGACTTCGGCCTCTCCAAGCGCTTCGTAGAGAAGCGCGGCAATCTGCTCGACTACGACGACCAGCCGTCCTCGTCGAGCGGCATCGAAGCGTTGACGGACGAGAGGAGCATGCACGCCTCAAGGATGGACGCGCCGCCAGAGTCACTCTCTGGAGACAGTGCTGACACCAGCATCGCACACAGCCGCGTTCGCGGGATGTTCCAGTCCATCGTGGGAAGCCCCGGCTACATCGCGCCGGAGATCCTCCTGCGCAAGTCGTACGGTGTCGGGTGTGACTGGTGGTCGGTCGGCGTTATCATGTACGAGATGTTGTACGGCATACCGCCCTTCTTCTCGCAGAACCCCAACTCGACGTGCCACAAGATCAAGAACTGGCGGGAGCACCTCACCTTCCCCCCGCATTCCCACATTCCCGATGACGCGGTGGATTTTATGAAGCGGCTCATTTGCGAGCCGGAGAAGCGCATGACGTACGAGGAGATATGCCGCCACGACTTCCTCAAGTCCGTCGACATGAACGGtctgctccagctgcaggcgcCCTATGTGCCGGTCCTCTCCAACCGCCTGGACACCAAATACTTCCCTGAGATTAAGGAGCCCAGTGCGCCGATGCAACTGAGCGAAGAGCAGAAGGTGCGCGAGGTGGACCCCCGCGGCGTCATGTTTGCCGACTTTCGCTTCAACTACAGCGGCGGGCAATCCGGCTCAGCAAGCACGTGA
- a CDS encoding nuclear transport factor 2 protein(NFT2), putative (TriTrypDB/GeneDB-style sysID: LpmP.06.1150) — translation MEQGAFNDVAKKALEFRNRYYKMLDDPQDRLNVAGLYAPDVPMVCEWNGHPLATVDDVRNYIGALPKTWHQIDMVDAQPLPDNQDGDSFLLTVHGTVTYNDEHRREFYQRMVIRRLEQRYYILNDYYRWLSERSQ, via the coding sequence ATGGAGCAGGGCGCCTTTAACGATGTCGCCAAGAAGGCACTGGAGTTCCGCAACAGGTACTATAAAATGCTGGACGACCCGCAGGACCGCCTAAACGTGGCGGGCCTGTACGCCCCCGACGTGCCAATGGTGTGCGAGTGGAACGGACACCCGCTCGCCACGGTGGACGACGTGCGTAACTACATTGGTGCTCTGCCAAAGACGTGGCACCAGATCGACATGGTGGACGCGCAACCACTACCCGACAACCAAGACGGCGACTCCTTCCTGCTCACGGTCCACGGTACGGTCACATACAACGACGAGCACCGCCGGGAGTTCTACCAGCGCATGGTCATTCGCCGCCTCGAGCAGCGCTACTACATCCTGAACGACTACTACCGCTGGCTGAGCGAGCGCTCGCAGTGA
- a CDS encoding hypothetical protein (TriTrypDB/GeneDB-style sysID: LpmP.06.1200): MCAPAKAQPLWLFDCLLLLASNGDEYADQTGTVHKSAASSSLGTNTITDTAAVGAARLYFTEGGPAGNLAALQRYLKVEEAHSTSPLLRVLQLAPQAPTCSMRPLVYVEQDTPSADSPSKEACARREAVLTTCSGACTMETMPSRWYQAPVEAVLCVFQDFASAPATPTTNGSTFWEFLDSVVRYHARDFDRGVAQVELQCIFMPTFETEQSAVYSRDLFGDYVAEEAQKHGGAAAERRSAMKVCVESSEALERVMAYVKRQWPILVANMGSSHLVVYTKWSPRSPAACNSNHLRQSAAGVTDALEQTACFVWLQNDAVGGGQDGVYADAALEALLDELSLAAASISTPSEADAVLQEEGVSAFFEECCLTHTLKKVICKHFQSVVRRQRSLFHWILSLPPHSRLSTSAADAAVTAVLFENSAAASRAVWGATELLVHWQQLSDTAHALAKKALQQRRCRAGGLFRQIVSAPPRIPRQHRTIQQSGLHCDSFSGASVLDRQRRKLNVPHLYGIDERQSTASSLNSTQREPLLAASGLFRSLRSFKADSLDGTSILDTEEVFGSYPKLTKRVVKRVAQSRTTVHAVQ, encoded by the coding sequence ATGTGTGCCCCGGCAAAGGCACAGCCACTGTGGCTCTTCGACTGCTTGCTCCTGCTTGCCAGCAATGGGGACGAGTACGCCGACCAGACGGGCACCGTGCACAAGAGCGCAGCCTCTAGCTCACTAGGCACCAATACTATCAcagacacagcagcagttggTGCGGCACGTCTGTACTTCACGGAAGGCGGGCCAGCAGGCAACctagcagcgctgcagcgctaccTCAAGGTtgaagaggcgcacagcacATCTCCACTGCTGCGTGTCTTACAGTTGGCACCGCAGGCACCAACATGCAGCATGCGACCGCTCGTGTATGTCGAGCAGGATACGCCAAGTGCTGACTCGCCATCCAAagaggcgtgtgcgcggcgTGAGGCCGTCCTGACGACCTGTTCCGGGGCCTGCACGATGGAGACGATGCCGTCGCGATGGTATCAGGCGCCTGTCGAGGCTGTTCTGTGTGTCTTTCAGGACTTTGCGAGTGCACCTGCCACGCCCACGACGAACGGGTCAACATTCTGGGAATTTCTCGACAGTGTTGTGCGATATCACGCGCGTGACTTTGACCGCGGCGTTGCccaggtggagctgcagtgcaTTTTTATGCCAACGTTCGAGACAGAGCAGAGCGCGGTGTACAGTCGGGACCTCTTTGGGGATTACGtggccgaggaggcgcagaagcacggcggcgcagccgctgaGCGTAGGTCAGCGATGAAGGTTTGCGTGGAAAGCTCAGAGGCGCTCGAACGTGTCATGGCGTATGTGAAGAGACAGTGGCCGATACTTGTGGCGAATATGGGATCGTCCCACTTGGTAGTATACACAAAGTGGTCGCCCCGATCGCCCGCTGCATGCAACTCGAACCACCTGCGACAGTCAGCTGCAGGCGTCACCGACGCGCTCGAGCAGACTGCATGCTTCGTGTGGCTGCAAAATGACGCAGTGGGCGGTGGGCAGGACGGTGTCTACGCAGATGCCGCGCTCGAGGCCCTCCTCGACGAGCTCTccctcgccgccgcatcgATCAGCACACCATCGGAAGCGGACGCCGTTCTGCAAGAGGAGGGCGTCAGCGCCTTCTTCGAGGAGTGCTGCCTTACACACACGCTGAAGAAAGTGATCTGTAAACACTTTCAGTCGGTTgtgcggcgacagcggtCGCTGTTTCACTGGATTCTCTCGCTGCCCCCGCACTCCCGATTGagcacctccgctgcagaTGCCGCCGTCACTGCGGTGCTTTTCGAAaacagcgctgcggcgtcgcggGCGGTGTGGGGCGCCACCGAGCTGCTCGTCCACTGGCAGCAGCTGTCCGACACCGCGCACGCACTAGCGAAGAAGGCACtacagcagcgtcgctgcagagcgGGCGGGCTGTTTCGGCAAATTGTGTCCGCCCCACCGCGGATtccgcgccagcaccgcaccaTCCAGCAGAGTGGTCTCCATTGCGACAGCTTCTCTGGTGCCTCCGTTCTGGATCGTCAGCGCAGAAAGCTCAACGTTCCTCACCTGTACGGCATTGATGAAAGGCAGAGCACGGCCAGCAGTCTTAACTCCACCCAGCGTGAGCCCCTCCTTGCGGCATCTGGGCTGTTCCGCAGCCTACGGAGCTTCAAGGCAGACTCCCTTGACGGTACATCGATACTGGACACGGAGGAGGTGTTTGGTAGCTACCCAAAGCTCACCAAGCGCGTTGTCAAGCGAGTGGCCCAGAGCCGGACAACTGTCCACGCGGTGCAGTGA
- a CDS encoding hypothetical protein (TriTrypDB/GeneDB-style sysID: LpmP.06.1170), with product MRCTPHAKVAAVTLIAVALLLFVGGTADAATADEASRVVELTRDTFDAHVSGPDKYTFVLYCVKWSRQCKTMIRLWDRLSISQSKKELREVFTAAYVDGDKYPDLVERVNVKGFPTMLFYTPLHTEGLEYNGPRELYLLDSFVFQFS from the coding sequence ATGCGTTGCACACCTCACGCTAAGGTGGCTGCTGTCACCCTGATAgcggtagcgctgctgctattCGTGGGAGGAACTGCAGACGCTGCTACCGCGGATGAGGCATCTCGGGTGGTGGAGCTGACTCGGGACACATTCGACGCGCATGTCAGTGGGCCCGACAAGTACACGTTTGTGCTGTACTGCGTCAAGTGGTCTCGTCAGTGTAAGACGATGATTCGCCTGTGGGACCGCTTGTCGATTAGCCAGTCaaagaaggagctgcgcgaggtctTCACCGCCGCGTACGTGGACGGCGACAAGTATCCTGACTTGGTGGAGCGGGTGAATGTGAAGGGCTTCCCGACGATGTTGTTCTACACACCTTTGCACACAGAGGGGCTCGAGTACAACGGGCCTCGCGAGTTGTACCTGCTGGACAGCTTTGTGTTTCAGTTCTCGTAG
- a CDS encoding hypothetical protein (TriTrypDB/GeneDB-style sysID: LpmP.06.1140), with translation MNVDVAYAELVPRYVDLALFLCGEALRRIKDELRQHATAAAPLYAWHLRKVCFLHVLPNDGDAGVDDAATDNSTAAAAAARRVGGTGPSCAAAPPDPIDEEASWGVAPVLSAQSSKEVSFRRAYAQLHRPCGVDSWTVVSEKSDTHVTPAATDISLRSGGGTSQAAEQVHPCPPPGVGHRWDRAEVPPPPPPARVSAAPTDAGFGLLCDFLRTAAQAGGTPLIQRLAAVLCGVVAEAKGITAAPEGHPSGIEVLPSAPTITVAHLSDLFDEDLFDDELSAEAGNATRSFHIWVNYEWASASFARQTQLAAAVTTWLAALRRCFDGLPSRWLAALNQRAAASAPPLPPLVSTVPINVRRMHTVLEGVFEGHPSARAMLMELSLTQSTPHLTDNALLKLLFLQGPPASMMMVRAELSNRGTQTILMCITSGMLLYAQYYLSFRSLAVARQCARVALQVAQEVQSNAILALAHYTAHVVAIHQGRPVDAANSISIALQLTLSNGSGSSSGQRAGPADGTFSSVAPTLSGTDAQLASLAFAGAAQLLLFFPGAVGPALRSLLSTGRQSSSGGFGDGDAETQHTRSAEGGGSEESNDFTGRHNSAVAVQTIAQSIRHSLLRANAALLQAPPVEGRWIGIVASLQRETLLLIGAMYGMVSSPLVITTASLRQLLEEVKEETSTGSPVYSHHPRRALLWEVLRHAAHHALALQEGFLAPSKCTASSATAGATMSDALRCLHSALTAVGDHYGASASAAANEAVFFSSVVRYCSGCQLYTNGYVAAAYDVWSRLAEALNPAPSAGDVEGGHNKQRCATHSPADADAVTSTNSLHDEDAERFWPPDHLLLYALVQRRRAQAAVFLGHIVVPYRLQKELLTVSSRYAFPFGVLTAQLMEAQAHQQHGRFSVSLNVARHVEQAATRIGYPSLCEAARTLQVTAYAHSGCWCEAQRTLAKCCPTTASQRTSVLLQQYTAYLEPLLLHHMPGSAGKVECLTRSWIALLMRKGLVAAKPVHDDGDLCVRATAAGISAVDELCLYSSLQRACALLGYRTNIIEKRTVNCLETLSARQHCPTPGFCIHGSCEELCRSALYGDASCDAKEEM, from the coding sequence ctgctgcgaggcgggTTGGGGGCACGGGCCCGTCgtgtgccgccgcgccaccagaCCCAATAGATGAAGAGGCAAGCTGGGGTGTCGCGCCGGTGCTCTCGGCACAGAGCTCGAAGGAGGTGAGCTTCCGGCGGGCCTatgcacagctgcaccgcccGTGCGGAGTCGACTCGTGGACTGTGGTGAGCGAGAAGTCGGATACACACGTTACGCCAGCAGCCACGGACATCTCTCTCagaagcggtggtggcaccaGCCAGGCAGCAGAGCAGGTTCACCCGTGCCCCCCACCTGGAGTGGGACACCGGTGGGACAGGGCCgaagtgccgccgccgccgccgccggcccGCGTCAGCGCAGCACCGACCGACGCGGGGTTTGGGCTTCTGTGCGACTTTCTGAGAacggcagcgcaggcagGGGGGACGCCGCTCATAcagcgcctcgccgccgtcctGTGTGGTGTTGTGGCAGAGGCTAAGGGGATCACAGCTGCGCCGGAAGGGCACCCTTCGGGCATCGAGGTACTGCCGTCGGCACCAACGATCACCGTCGCTCACCTCTCAGATCTCTTCGACGAGGACCTCTTTGACGATGAGCTGAGTGCCGAGGCCGGCAACGCCACGCGCAGTTTTCACATTTGGGTAAACTATGAATGGGCCAGTGCGTCGTTTGCACGGCAGACGCAACTGGCGGCCGCCGTGACGACGTGGCTGGCCGCtcttcgccgctgcttcgaTGGGTTGCCGTCGCGGTGGCTGGCGGCACTGAACcagcgtgccgctgcctcggcgccaccgctgccaccacttGTGTCCACGGTGCCGATCAATGTGCGCCGGATGCACACGGTATTGGAAGGCGTTTTCGAGGGCCATCCAAGCGCTCGTGCAATGCTGATGGAGTTGTCGTTGACTCAGAGCACACCGCACCTCACCGACAATGCGCTTCTCAAGCTGCTCTTTCTGCAGGGGCCACCGGCgtcgatgatgatggtgcgAGCTGAGCTCAGTAATCGTGGCACTCAGACAATCCTCATGTGCATCACCAGCGGTATGCTCCTGTACGCGCAGTATTACCTCTCCTTTCGCTCCCTGGCAGTCGCGCGgcagtgcgcgcgcgtggcgtTGCAGGTCGCTCAAGAAGTGCAGTCTAACGCCATTCTTGCCCTGGCCCACTACACCGCACACGTGGTAGCTATACACCAAGGCAGACCTGTCGATGCCGCCAACAGCATCTCGATTGCGCTTCAGCTGACCTTGTCGAACGGGTCAGGCAGTAGCAGTGGGCAGAGAGCTGGCCCCGCAGACGGGACGTTCTCGTCGGTGGCGCCGACGCTGTCGGGCACCGACGCCCAACTGGCAAGCCTTGCCTTCGCCGgggcggcacagctgctcctgTTCTTCCCCGGCGCGGTGGGCCCGGCGTTACGCTCCCTCCTTTCGACGGGCCGGCAGAGTAGTAGCGGCGGCTTcggtgatggcgatgcggAGACGCAACACACGCGAAGTGCGGAAGGTGGAGGCTCGGAGGAGTCAAACGACTTTACTGGGAGGCACAAcagcgccgtggcggtgcAAACAATTGCCCAGTCCATTCgccactcgctgctgcgcgccaatGCGGCACTGCTCCAGGCACCACCGGTGGAGGGGAGATGGATAGGCATAGTTGCGAGTCTGCAACGAgaaacgctgctgctcatcggGGCAATGTACGGCATGGTGTCGTCGCCACTGGTCATTACAACGGCGTCGCTCCGACAGTTGCTAGAGGAGGTGAAAGAAGAGACCTCGACTGGGTCACCAGTGTACAGTCACCACCCGAGGCGCGCGTTACTGTGGGAGGTACTGCGGCACGCCGCGCACCACGCCTTGGCCCTGCAAGAGGGTTTCCTCGCACCCTCAAAGTGCACTgcaagcagcgccaccgctggcgctaCTATGAGCGACGCACTTCGTTGCCTGCACTCGGCGCTGACAGCTGTCGGTGACCACTACGGTGCCTCGGCGTCGGCCGCAGCCAACGAGGCGGTTTTCTTCTCGTCAGTAGTCCGCTACTGCTCTGGGTGTCAGCTGTACACGAACGGGTACGTTGCCGCCGCCTACGACGTGTGGTCGAGGCTGGCAGAGGCACTGAATCCAGCCCCCTCCGCTGGTGACGTGGAGGGAGGGCATAacaagcagcgctgtgcgACCCACAGCcccgccgacgccgacgcgGTGACGAGCACCAACTCTTTACATGACGAGGACGCCGAGCGCTTTTGGCCTCCGGAccatctgctgctgtacgccctggtgcagcgccggcgtGCGCAGGCGGCAGTGTTTCTCGGCCATATTGTGGTGCCTTACCGGCTGCAGAAAGAGCTGCTTACCGTCTCCTCGCGGTACGCGTTTCCTTTCGGCGTTCTCACCGCGCAGCTCATGgaggcacaggcgcaccagcagcatgGCCGCTTCAGCGTCTCGCTGAACGTGGCACGCCATGTCGAGCAAGCGGCGACACGCATCGGCTACCCGAGTCTGTGTGAAGCAGCGCGTACACTTCAAGTGACGGCGTACGCCCACAGCGGCTGCTGGTGTGAGGCGCAACGCACACTGGCGAAGTGCTGCCCCACCACAGCATCTCAGCGCACGTCTGTCCTGTTGCAACAGTACACGGCGTATCTGGAGCCGCTGCTACTGCACCACATGCCAGGGTCAGCGGGAAAGGTGGAGTGCCTGACACGCAGTTGGATTGCTCTGCTCATGCGGAAGGGCCTCGTGGCGGCGAAGCCGGTGCATGACGATGGAGACTTGTGCGtccgcgccaccgctgcgggaATATCGGCTGTGGATGAACTGTGTCTGTACAGTTCCTTGCAGCGAGCGTGCGCACTGCTGGGGTATCGCACTAACATCATCGAAAAGCGAACGGTAAACTGCCTGGAGACGCTCAGCGCACGGCAGCACTGCCCTACCCCTGGCTTCTGCATCCATGGCAGCTGCGAGGAGCTCTGCCGAAGCGCTCTTTACGGTGACGCATCCTGCGACGCGAAGGAAGAGATGTAG
- a CDS encoding hypothetical protein (TriTrypDB/GeneDB-style sysID: LpmP.06.1180) yields MPSYPHTTGACRSGDMATGTSGKATRRRIVCCAAPTTTVRVAEIYTLHAKENDPFKSTVCMDYHVLSRIEGDLRRAEMRQENPESVMPDRGYLHDQEAYRTWDEYITTKQSPSSNRSVVGSLYPSSRGESRLPPIMLPRARSRRGSASSSRYASVPNSTLNTPTSNRRSGAPGSNRKGRQMSRSPSPGGQAHSSVHSSPWQHKGSSPRHQLPSLYPPNDRLGPAHSTCKTPKWRKEAGYCEVNGAAAAWNSHKTGRKHSLELSELEEGHEQQTVTDAERERRLHLAGELASRMESAVP; encoded by the coding sequence ATGCCCTCCTACCCGCACACTACCGGCGCGTGTCGCAGCGGTGACATGGCGACCGGGACTTCCGGCAAAGCCACGCGACGTCGCATCgtctgctgcgcagcaccgacaaCCACCGTGAGGGTGGCGGAGATCTACACTCTTCACGCTAAGGAAAACGACCCGTTCAAGTCGACCGTGTGCATGGACTATCACGTCCTCTCCCGCATCGAGGGTGACTTGAGGCGCGCCGAGATGCGACAGGAGAACCCCGAGTCAGTGATGCCTGACCGCGGTTACCTGCATGATCAGGAAGCCTACCGCACTTGGGATGAGTATATCACGACCAAGCAGTCTCCAAGCAGTAACCGGTCTGTCGTTGGCAGCCTCTACCCATCCTCCCGCGGTGAAAGCCGCTTGCCACCCATCATGCTACCGCGCGCCCGCTCACGCCGCGGCAgtgcgagcagcagccgctacGCAAGTGTCCCCAACAGCACTCTAAACACGCCCACCAGCAATCGCCGGTCTGGGGCACCGGGCAGCAACCGTAAAGGCAGACAGATGTCGCGCTCACCCTCCCCGGGCGGCCAGGCGCACTCAAGCGTGCACAGCTCGCCGTGGCAGCATAAGGGGTCGAGCCCGAGACATCAGTTGCCGTCACTGTACCCGCCCAATGACCGGTTGGGGCCGGCCCACTCAACGTGCAAGACACCGAAGTGGCGGAAGGAGGCGGGGTACTGCGAGGTCaatggcgccgctgccgcatgGAACTCCCACAAGACTGGCAGGAAGCACTCACTGGAGCTTTCAGAACTCGAGGAGGGGCACGAGCAGCAGACAGTCACGGACGCCGAGCGCGAGCGACGCCTCCACTTGGCGGGCGAGCTGGCCAGTCGCATGGAGTCGGCAGTGCCTTGA